From Chryseobacterium gallinarum, one genomic window encodes:
- a CDS encoding ACT domain-containing protein yields the protein MRTEHKEYTITAYTEDYLGLIGRINAIFSRRRISMVTFHVGPSEIEKVKKFVIIIRETEESVQKITRQMEKQVDVLEVYYHKNPYLTAIEYAS from the coding sequence ATGAGAACAGAACATAAAGAATATACCATAACGGCATATACAGAAGATTATTTAGGTTTGATCGGCAGGATCAACGCTATTTTTTCAAGAAGAAGAATTTCCATGGTGACTTTTCATGTAGGACCCAGTGAAATAGAAAAAGTAAAAAAGTTTGTTATCATTATCAGGGAAACGGAAGAATCGGTTCAGAAGATTACCCGGCAAATGGAGAAACAAGTAGATGTATTGGAGGTTTATTATCATAAGAATCCATACCTGACAGCGATAGAATATGCCAGCTGA